Proteins encoded together in one Pseudoroseomonas cervicalis window:
- the motA gene encoding flagellar motor stator protein MotA — translation MIVLAGFGVLLACVFGGYLAAGGSLGPILHALPFEMLIIGGAAVGSFLMANSMSAVKHTIGALKKVMKGSRYARQDYLDLCAVLYRLLRVAQMKGAVGLEPHIERPNESEIFTLFPKVLADHHALSLICDYLRMIGMNADDPHQVEDVMLRELKKIREEELHAAHALQTMADALPALGIVAAVLGVIKTMGSIDKPPAVLGAMIGGALVGTFLGVLLAYGLVGPLATRLRAIVDEEAKYLEVVRAVLVAHLHGNAPSVAVEIGRKAVPSDLMPTFQVLETALQEQRAGA, via the coding sequence ATGATCGTGCTCGCCGGCTTCGGTGTCCTGCTGGCCTGCGTCTTCGGCGGCTATCTCGCCGCCGGCGGCAGCCTGGGCCCGATCCTGCACGCCCTGCCCTTCGAGATGCTGATCATCGGCGGCGCCGCCGTGGGCAGCTTCCTGATGGCCAATTCGATGTCCGCCGTGAAGCACACGATCGGCGCGCTGAAGAAGGTGATGAAGGGCTCGCGCTATGCGCGGCAGGATTACCTCGACCTCTGCGCCGTGCTGTACCGGCTGCTGCGCGTGGCGCAGATGAAGGGCGCCGTCGGCCTCGAGCCGCATATCGAGCGGCCGAATGAGAGCGAGATCTTCACCCTCTTCCCCAAGGTGCTGGCCGACCATCACGCGCTGTCGCTGATCTGCGACTATCTGCGCATGATCGGCATGAATGCCGACGACCCGCACCAGGTCGAGGACGTCATGCTGCGCGAGCTGAAGAAGATCCGCGAGGAGGAGCTGCACGCCGCGCATGCGCTGCAGACCATGGCGGATGCGCTGCCGGCGCTCGGCATCGTCGCCGCGGTGCTCGGCGTCATCAAGACCATGGGCAGCATCGACAAGCCGCCCGCCGTGCTCGGCGCCATGATCGGCGGCGCGCTGGTGGGCACCTTCCTCGGCGTGCTGCTGGCCTATGGGCTGGTGGGCCCGCTGGCCACGCGGCTGCGCGCCATCGTCGATGAGGAGGCCAAGTATCTCGAGGTGGTGCGCGCCGTGCTGGTGGCGCATCTGCACGGCAATGCGCCCTCCGTCGCGGTCGAGATCGGCCGCAAGGCGGTGCCCTCGGACCTGATGCCGACCTTCCAGGTGCTGGAGACGGCGCTGCAGGAGCAGCGCGCCGGCGCCTGA